A single Denticeps clupeoides chromosome 7, fDenClu1.1, whole genome shotgun sequence DNA region contains:
- the LOC114794787 gene encoding galectin-3-binding protein A-like, giving the protein MALKSICTLLILIHCVCELDTLILDWLGGEDRPVQEGDVRLVGGQVPSEGRVEVYHAGTWGTVCDDGWGMEEAQVVCSQLGYRRALFARVEGSFGQGSGQIWLDNLNCRGSEGVLAGCGFKGWGMTDCSHKEDAGVVCEAGPNSAVTSMSTHAIGLPEQLGKLFDTEKDCDFTFSIVSPQKTRGQVEENQVPGKQETICAHRVILSLIPELNLTDSHTLEVSHSCRPHVRDFIRYLYTRSVKVTPSSAQCLHQLASKFDLVELMEDVGRLFIYLLPADRSFRTQVSLYNYAELTGDRVLRENVLEFLSWNVANVIQSAQWEKLPEGLMFALLQRSDLVVNDELSLLKAVGTWNAARHTEQEKLIALLKLIRFPMMTPEQLYDLHVVSDLFQNSQDVLLAGELLGFRFHTLEFSLLTRDMRNDSEVFQPRIYTSDLWSSIINSTSPSRPDQYNPYQNYNSKSFETPDHFSRIRQTQRYGSWNSRVFLTKQECINAGRRCETVPAAQLLLNTYQPGRSYSNRLVLACNDGFVIHVQEFKDYVALVPSNSSQTLSDLCSGDLSYRFVVRPI; this is encoded by the exons ATGGCGCTGAAGAGCATCTGCACCCTGCTGATCCtgattcactgtgtgtgtgagctggaCACGCTGATCCTGGACTGGTTAGGCG GTGAGGACAGGCCGGTGCAGGAGGGGGACGTGCGTCTGGTTGGGGGGCAGGTGCCCTCCGAGGGCCGCGTGGAGGTGTACCATGCTGGGACCTGGGGCACGGTGTGTGACGACGGCTGGGGGATGGAGGAGGCGCAGGTCGTGTGCTCTCAGCTCGGTTACCGCAGGGCCCTCTTTGCGCGAGTTGAAGGGTCATTTGGTCAAG GCTCGGGCCAGATCTGGCTGGACAATCTGAACTGCAGGGGCAGTGAGGGAGTGCTGGCCGGCTGCGGGTTTAAAGGCTGGGGCATGACTGACTGTTCTCACAAGGAAGACGCTGGTGTGGTGTGTGAAGCTG GTCCAAATTCTGCCGTCACCAGTATGTCCACTCATGCCATCGGGCTACCTGAGCAGCTGGGGAAGTTATTTGACACCGAGAAGGACTGCGATTTCACCTTCTCCATTGTCAGCCCCCAAAAGACGAGGGGGCAGGTGGAGGAGAACCAAGTCCCCGGCAAACAAGAGACCATCTGTGCCCACCGCGTCATCCTGTCCCTCATCCCTGAACTCAACCTCACCGACAGCCACACCCTGGAGGTCAGCCACAGCTGCCGCCCTCACGTCCGAGACTTCATCCG GTACCTGTACACACGCAGTGTCAAGGTCACGCCCTCGTCTGCGCAGTGTCTCCACCAGCTGGCGTCCAAGTTTGACCTGGTGGAGCTGATGGAGGATGTGGGGCGCCTCTTCATTTACCTGCTACCCGCGGACAGATCCTTCCGCACACAGGTCTCGCTGTATAATTACGCTGAGCTCACAGGCGACAGGGTTCTGCGTGAAAATGTGCTGGAGTTCCTCAGCTGGAACGTGGCAAACGTGATTCAGTCGGCACAGTGGGAGAAGCTTCCGGAAGGCCTCATGTTCGCCCTGCTGCAGCGCTCAGACCTGGTGGTGAATGATGAACTCTCCCTCCTGAAGGCCGTGGGCACCTGGAATGCAGCTCGGCACACTGAGCAAGAAAAGCTCATTGCACTTCTGAAGCTCATACGCTTCCCCATGATGACCCCAGAACAGCTGTATGACCTGCATGTGGTCTCAGATCTGTTCCAGAATTCTCAAGACGTCCTATTGGCCGGAGAGCTCCTGGGCTTTCGGTTCCACACACTAGAGTTCTCCCTTCTCACCCGGGACATGAGGAACGACAGTGAAGTGTTTCAGCCCCGCATCTACACCTCAGACTTATGGTCGTCAATTATCAACTCAACATCTCCTTCTAGGCCAGATCAGTATAACCCTTACCAGAATTACAACAGTAAGAGTTTCGAAACTCCTGATCACTTTAGCCGGATTCGTCAGACCCAGAGGTACGGCTCATGGAACTCTCGGGTGTTCCTAACCAAGCAGGAGTGCATCAACGCCGGTCGCCGTTGTGAGACTGTCCCTGCCGCACAGCTCTTGCTCAACACCTATCAGCCGGGCCGCAGCTACAGCAATCGCCTCGTGCTCGCCTGCAACGATGGCTTCGTCATTCATGTGCAGGAGTTCAAAGATTACGTGGCCCTCGTGCCCAGCAACAGCAGCCAGACCCTGTCTGACCTCTGCTCCGGTGATTTGAGCTACCGGTTCGTTGTGCGCCCCATATAA